The following proteins are encoded in a genomic region of Desulfosporosinus youngiae DSM 17734:
- a CDS encoding acyl-CoA dehydrogenase, with product MGANFAYKNTRDLQFILQEWLPSEEIFNYDQFKDYYAKEEIGLILDPILKLCKQVVEPVAEEVIKNPAKFENGKVISPTGMGELFKRLQQEGWGTSNISEDEDAMVLPHILYAMIWELIGAANPSLTPYIELTDGSANLIQTFGDEKLKKMFLAKMMDGSWSGTMCLTEPGAGSDVGDITSKAYATADPGIFKIKGSKIFITGGDNDFTENIIHLFLGRVEGARPGTAGISLFIVPKYWVNEDGSLEDNDVQTTGIEHKMGLLGSITASLTFGENNGCRGWLLGVNPLENEGKGNGMAQMFQMMNLARLETGLSALSSLCNAFYNARDYCQERIQGRLAADPKGDRVAIIRHEDIKRTLLMGKAHMEAIRAMMYKTFFAFDVRHRDPDPEIRKKASELIEVATPLCKAYTSDEAWWLIGEALQTYGGYGYMNEYPISQIARDVKIYSIWEGTNFIQSMDLVGRKWSLEKGEVFARFLQSIREFCVSNQSNQDFRGEFEILRQALEAYGEIQAAMQAYKSENRPEMIPLYSRRILTATAQLYAGSLILDQALLAEKRIKELGRDHYDYAFYAGKVAAAKYYLGNVVPNVMTMANIIKNGDTSAIDIPVEAFDY from the coding sequence ATGGGAGCAAATTTCGCTTATAAAAATACCAGGGATCTGCAGTTCATTTTGCAAGAATGGCTTCCCAGCGAAGAAATCTTTAATTATGACCAATTCAAAGACTACTATGCCAAGGAAGAGATAGGGTTAATTTTGGATCCCATCCTCAAATTATGCAAACAAGTGGTGGAACCGGTAGCGGAAGAAGTTATCAAAAATCCGGCTAAGTTTGAGAATGGCAAGGTCATTTCCCCGACCGGGATGGGGGAGCTGTTTAAACGTTTGCAGCAGGAAGGCTGGGGAACCAGCAACATCAGTGAGGACGAGGACGCCATGGTCCTGCCTCATATTTTGTACGCTATGATCTGGGAGCTGATCGGAGCGGCCAATCCGTCCCTGACACCTTATATTGAGCTTACGGATGGATCTGCCAATTTAATTCAGACCTTTGGGGATGAGAAACTTAAAAAGATGTTTTTAGCGAAGATGATGGATGGCAGCTGGTCCGGGACCATGTGTCTGACTGAGCCCGGTGCCGGGTCGGATGTGGGGGATATCACCTCCAAAGCTTATGCCACCGCTGACCCCGGAATCTTTAAAATTAAGGGCAGCAAGATTTTTATTACCGGCGGTGACAATGACTTCACAGAGAATATAATTCATCTGTTTCTGGGCAGGGTGGAAGGAGCCAGACCCGGAACTGCTGGGATTTCTCTGTTTATTGTCCCCAAGTACTGGGTTAACGAGGATGGCAGTCTCGAAGATAATGATGTTCAGACCACCGGCATAGAACATAAAATGGGCCTGCTGGGCTCTATTACCGCTTCCCTGACCTTCGGTGAAAATAATGGTTGCCGGGGCTGGCTGCTGGGTGTCAATCCTCTGGAGAATGAAGGCAAAGGAAACGGCATGGCCCAAATGTTCCAAATGATGAATTTAGCCCGTTTGGAAACAGGACTCTCCGCCCTCTCCAGTCTGTGTAATGCCTTTTACAATGCCAGGGACTATTGCCAGGAAAGAATTCAGGGCCGGCTGGCTGCGGATCCCAAGGGCGACCGGGTGGCGATTATCAGACATGAGGATATCAAAAGAACCCTTCTCATGGGCAAGGCGCATATGGAGGCCATCCGGGCCATGATGTACAAGACATTTTTTGCGTTTGATGTACGCCATCGTGATCCGGATCCGGAAATCCGCAAAAAAGCCTCTGAGCTCATTGAGGTGGCTACTCCCCTTTGTAAAGCCTATACCAGTGATGAAGCATGGTGGTTAATCGGGGAAGCCCTGCAGACCTATGGCGGATATGGTTACATGAACGAATATCCCATCAGCCAGATAGCCAGGGATGTCAAGATCTATTCTATTTGGGAAGGAACGAACTTTATCCAGTCTATGGATCTGGTGGGACGCAAATGGTCACTGGAGAAAGGGGAGGTCTTTGCCCGGTTTTTACAAAGCATCAGAGAATTCTGCGTCAGCAACCAGAGCAATCAGGACTTCCGGGGAGAGTTTGAAATTCTCCGTCAGGCCCTTGAGGCCTATGGAGAGATCCAAGCGGCCATGCAAGCATATAAGAGTGAGAACCGGCCGGAAATGATTCCCCTTTACTCCCGCAGAATCCTGACAGCTACGGCCCAGTTATATGCCGGCAGTCTGATTCTCGACCAGGCTCTCCTGGCCGAAAAAAGGATTAAAGAATTGGGTCGGGATCATTATGACTATGCTTTCTATGCCGGTAAAGTAGCAGCGGCCAAGTACTATTTGGGTAATGTGGTTCCCAATGTGATGACCATGGCCAACATTATTAAGAATGGTGATACTTCGGCAATCGACATTCCCGTTGAAGCCTTTGATTATTAA